In one window of Macadamia integrifolia cultivar HAES 741 chromosome 2, SCU_Mint_v3, whole genome shotgun sequence DNA:
- the LOC122072171 gene encoding putative 12-oxophytodienoate reductase 11 → MASSKTEVESIVREGEEEAEKNHLMAGAAVTSIPLLTPYKMGKFLLSHRVVLAPLTRQRSYNNVPQPHAILYYSQRTTKGGLLISEATGVSDTAQGLPHTPGIWTKEQVEAWKPVVDVVHAKGGVFFCQIWHVGRVSASDFQPNGLAPISSTD, encoded by the exons atggCTTCAAGCAAAACAGAGGTGGAATCAAttgtgagagaaggagaagaagaagctgagAAGAATCATCTGATGGCTGGTGCTGCAGTCACTTCTATACCTCTTCTCACTCCGTACAAGATGGGAAAGTTTCTACTTTCTCACAG AGTGGTTTTGGCACCTTTGACAAGACAGAGGTCTTACAACAATGTTCCTCAACCACATGCTATTTTATATTACTCTCAAAGAACCACCAAAGGGGGGTTGCTCATAAGTGAGGCCACAGGTGTTTCTGATACTGCCCAAGG ACTCCCACATACTCCAGGTATTTGGACAAAAGAGCAGGTAGAAGCCTGGAAACCTGTAGTGGATGTTGTTCATGCAAAGGGTGGTGTCTTCTTTTGCCAGATATGGCATGTGGGAAGGGTGTCTGCTTCTG ATTTTCAGCCAAATGGGCTGGCTCCCATTTCATCCACAGATTAA
- the LOC122064410 gene encoding putative 12-oxophytodienoate reductase 11 → MYLSHLNSSLTTGFDGVEIHGAHGYLLDQFMKDQVNDRTDEYGGSLQNRCRFPLEVVEAIVNEIGADKVGMRLSPFADYFSSGDSNPEALGLYMAESLNRYRILYCHMVEPRMIKILEKAVTLHSLLPMRRAFNGTFIAAGGYDREDGNRAIATNYSDLVAYGRFFLANPDLPKRFELNAPLNKYNRKTMYIPDPVIGYTDYPFLDSTTPNSET, encoded by the coding sequence ATGTACTTATCTCACTTAAATTCTTCTTTGACTACAGGCTTTGATGGAGTTGAGATCCATGGGGCTCATGGCTACCTACTTGATCAGTTCATGAAAGACCAAGTAAATGACCGAACAGATGAATATGGTGGGAGCTTACAAAATCGTTGTCGCTTCCCTCTAGAAGTAGTTGAGGCTATTGTCAATGAGATTGGAGCTGATAAAGTTGGGATGAGGCTCTCACCTTTTGCAGATTATTTCAGTTCTGGAGACTCAAACCCAGAAGCTCTTGGCCTTTACATGGCAGAATCCCTTAACAGATACAGGATTCTCTATTGCCACATGGTAGAGCCAAGGATGattaaaattttggaaaaggcTGTAACTCTCCACAGTCTTCTACCCATGAGAAGGGCTTTCAATGGCACTTTTATTGCAGCTGGGGGCTATGATAGGGAAGATGGGAACAGAGCAATTGCTACCAACTACTCAGATCTTGTGGCTTATGGTCGCTTCTTCTTGGCCAATCCAGATTTGCCAAAGAGGTTTGAGCTTAATGCTCCTCTTAACAAGTACAATAGAAAAACAATGTACATACCCGATCCCGTAATCGGTTACACTGACTATCCATTTCTTGATTCTACGACTCCAAATTCGGAAACGTAA